The window GCGCCTCAACGCACCGGCATAATCGCGCGGCATCACCTTGACGAACTTGCCCAGCGCCGCGTCCCAATCGGCGAGCAGCGCGCCCGCCAGTTTCGACCCGGTGTGAAGCTGGTGCCGTTCGACGAGGATGCGCAGCCGTTCGGCATCGTGGCGCAGCATATCGCCCATCCCGAAATCGTTGACCCCGCGCGGACGCTGCGCCGGGCGGCCCGTGCCTTCCTCTGCATCGGGCGTCGCGGACACCGGCAGCAGATCGACCTGTGCATGGTTGACCAGCTTGTCGAAGCCGCCGTCGGGATCGTAGACGTAGGCGACCCCGCCGCTCATCCCTGCGGCAAAGTTGCGCCCGGTCTTGCCCAGCACCACGACCACGCCGCCGGTCATGTATTCGCAGCCGTGATCCCCGGTGCCCTCGACCACCGCGATCGCGCCCGAATTCCGCACGGCGAAGCGTTCACCCGCGACGCCGTTGAAATAGGCTTCGCCCGCGATCGCGCCATACATCACGGTGTTGCCGACGATGATGTTCTCGTCCGATGCGCGCGGAGCCTCGGCGGGCTGGCGCACGATAATGCGGCCACCCGAAAGCCCCTTGCCGACATAGTCGTTGGCATCGCCGACCAGATCGAGCGTCACCCCGTGAGCCAGCCACGCGCCGAAGCTCTGCCCGGCCACGCCGGTCAGGTTGATGCGGATCGTATCGGTCGGCAGGCCCTCGTGCCCGTGCGCCTTGGCGATCTCGCCCGAGAGCATCGCGCCGACCGTCCGGTTAACGTTCCTCACCTCGTAGCTGAGTTGCACCGGCTGCTTTGCCTCGATCGCGGCCGCGCAATCGGCGATCAGCCGGTTGTCGAGCGCGCTTTCGAGCCCGTGGTCCTGCGTGCCGTTCTGGCGCAGCGATGCGCCTTCCTTGAGCGGCACCTGGTGCAGGATCTTCGACAGGTCGATCCCGCGCGCCTTCCAGTGGCGCTCCATCCGGCGGGTGTCGAGCAGGTCGACCCGGCCGACCATCTCGGCCACGGTGCGGATGCCCATGTCGGCCATGATCGCCCGCAGTTCCTCGGCGACGAAGAACATGTAGTTGACCACGTGCTCCGGCTGGCCGGTGAAGCGTGCGCGCAGCACCGGGTCTTGCGTGGCGACCCCTACGGGGCAGGTGTTGAGGTGGCACTTGCGCATCATGATGCAGCCGGCTGCGATCAGCGGCGCGGTGGCAAAGCCGAACTCGTCCGCGCCCAGAAGCGCGCCGATGGCGACGTCGCGCCCGGTGCGCAGGCCGCCATCGACCTGCACCGCGATGCGCTCCCGCAGATCGTTGAGCAGCAGTGTCTGCTGCGTCTCGGCAAGGCCGATCTCCCATGGCGAACCTGCATGCGTCAGCGAGGTCAGCGGCGATGCGCCGGTCCCGCCATCATAGCCCGCAATCGTCACATGGTCCGCGCGCGCCTTGGAAACGCCCGCCGCGACCGTGCCGACGCCGACTTCGGACACCAGCTTGACCGAAATCCGCGCTTGCCGGTTCACGTTCTTGAGATCGTGGATCAGCTGCGCGAGGTCTTCGATCGAATAGATGTCGTGGTGCGGCGGGGGAGAGATCAGGCCCACGCCCGGGGTCGAGTGCCGCACCGCGCCGATGCGCTTGTCGACCTTGTGACCCGGAAGCTGACCGCCTTCACCGGGCTTTGCGCCCTGCGCCATCTTGATCTGGATGTCGTCGGAATTGACGAGATACTCGGTCGTCACGCCGAACCGCCCGGAGGCGACCTGCTTGATCCGGCTGCGCATCGAGTCGCCATTGGCGAGCGGCTTGAAGCGGAACGGCTCTTCCCCGCCTTCGCCGGTGTTCGAACGCCCGCCGATGCGGTTCATCGCGATCGCCATGGTCGAGTGCGCTTCGTGGCTGATCGAACCGAGGCTCATCGCGCCGGTCGAGAAACGCTTCACGATTTCGCTCGCCGGTTCGACTTCTTCGAGCGGGATCGGCTGACTGGCCTTCTTGAATTCGAGCAGTCCGCGGATCGTCAGCAGCCGTTCGGACTGCTCGTTGATCGACTTGGCGAATTCCTCGTAGTTCTTCGGATCATTGCCGCGCACCGCGTGCTGCAATTGCGCGACGTTCTGCGGGGTCCAGGCATGCTCCTCGCCGCGCAGGCGGTATTGGTAGATCCCGCCGACATCGAGCATCCCGTCATAGAGCGGGTTGTCGCCGTAAGCCTGCCCGTGGCGGCGCAAAGCTTCCTCGGCGACTTCGGCAAGACCGATGCCTTCGATGGTGGTGGCGGTGCCGGTAAAATACTTCTCCACGAAAGCCGTCGAGAGCCCCACCGCGTCGAAGATCTGCGCGCCGCAATAGGACTGGTAGGTCGAAATGCCCATCTTGGACATGACCTTGCGGATGCCCTTGCCGATCGCCTTGATGAAATTCTGCTGCACCTTGTAACCCGGCAGTTCCGGGTGACGCTTGGCGCGCAGCGCTTCCAATGTCTCGAAGGCGAGGTAGGGGTTGATCGCTTCCGCGCCATAGCCCGCCAGCACGCAGAAGTGATGCACTTCGCGCGCCTCGCCGGTTTCGACCACGAGCCCGGTCTGCATTCTGAGACCCTGCCGCACGAGGTGATGATGCACCGCTGCGGTTGCCAGCAGCGCGGGCATCGGCACGCGGCTCTCGCTCTGCCCGCGGTCGCTGAGGACAAGGATGTTGTGGTCCTGAAGCACGGCTTCGGTCGCCGCCCAGCACATCTCCTTCAGCGCCAGTTCGAGCCCCTCAGCCCCGCTCGCCGCATCCCAGGTGATGTCAATCGTGGCGCAGCGGAATGCGCCGTCGAGCGCTTCCTCGACCGAGCGGATCTTGGCCAGATCCTCGTTGGTGAGGATCGGCTGGTCGACTTCGAGCCGCTTGTGCGTCCCGGCATCGCGGCCAAGCAGATTGGGGCGCGGGCCGATCATGGAGGTGAGACTCATCACCAGCTCCTCGCGGATCGGATCGATCGGCGGGTTGGTGACCTGCGCGAAGTTCTGCTTGAAATAGTCGTAGAGCAGCCGCGCGCGGTCGCTCAGCACCGCGATCGGCGTGTCGGTGCCCATCGAGCCGATCGGATCGTCGCCATCGACCGCCATCGGTTCGAGGAAGCGGCTGATGTCTTCCTGCGTATAGCCGAAGGCCTGCTGGCGCTGGAGCAGGCTTGCTGCTTCGGCCGGAATGCTTTCCAGTTCGGGCACCACATCGGTAATTTCGGCGAGCTTGTACTGCGCCTGCCGGAGCCATTCGGCATAGGGCTGGGCGTTCGCCAGATCGGCCTTGAGCTCGTCATCCTCGATGATGCGGCCCTGTTCGAGGTCGATCAGCAGCATCTTGCCCGGCTGCAACCGCCACTTGCGCACGATGTCGCCTTCCGCAAACGGCAGCACGCCGCTTTCCGATGCGAGGCAGACGATATCGTCCCTGGTCACGCAGAAGCGTGCCGGGCGCAGGCCGTTGCGGTCGAGCGTCGCGCCGATCTGGCGGCCATCGGTGAAGCACACCGAGGCCGGGCCATCCCACGGCTCCATCAAGGCGGCGTGATATTCGTAAAACGCGCGGCGTTCCGGCGTCATCATCGCGTTGCCCGCCCAGGCTTCCGGGATCAGGATCATCATCGCATGGGCGAGGCTGTAACCGCCCGCGATCAGCAGTTCGAGCGCGTTGTCGAGGCAGGCGGTGTCCGATTGCCCGTGCGGGATGATCGGCCACATCTTGTCGAGATCGGGGCCGAGCAGCTCGCTTTCCATCGTCCGGCGGCGCGCGTTCATCCAGTTGACGTTGCCGCGCACGGTGTTGATTTCGCCGTTGTGCGCGATGAAGCGGAACGGGTGCGCCAGCCGCCAGCTGGGGAAGGTGTTGGTGGAAAAGCGCTGGTGGACGAGGCCCAGTGCGGACACGCAATCGGGATCGCGCAGATCGTCGTAAAAGCTGCCCACCTGCGTCGCCAGCAACAGCCCCTTGTAGACGATGGTGCGGGTCGAAAAGCTCGGGATATAGGTCTCGGTCACTTGCGGCAGGCCATGCTTTTCGGCCAGTTGCGCGAGTGGATTCTGCACCTGCTTGCGGATCGTCAGCAGCTTGCGTTCGAACGCGTCCTGATCGGCGCAATTGGCGCCGCGGCCGATCACCGCCATCTCGATCACCGGCATCGAGGCGACCACCGCCTTGCCAAGGCCGTCCATCGTGGTCGGCACTTCGCGCCAGCCGATGAAGGCTTGCCCTTCCTTTGCGACAAAGGCCTCCATGCGGCTCTTGACGAAGGCCCGCGCGGCCTCGTCCTGCGGCAGGAAGCACATGCCGATGGCATAATCGCCCGGCTGCGGCAGTTCGTGGCCCGCGGCGTTCGCCCAGCGGCGAATCAGCGGATCGGGGATCTGGATCAGGATGCCCGCGCCATCGCCGAGCAGCGGATCGGCCCCCACCGCGCCGCGATGGTCGAGATTTTCGAGAATCTCGAGCGCGCTCGCGATGATCGCGTGGCTTTTCTCTCCCTTGATATGCGCCACCATGCCTACACCGCAGGCGTCATGTTCGTTGGCGGGGTCATAGAGACCCTGGGAGGAAGGGTATCCCATTGGCAAAGGTCCGTTCTGTCAGATGCCGACAGGCGCGAACCCATGATGCACGATCGCTCGTGCAAGGAACACGCCTGTGGCAGGTCGAGCGGGGCGCGCCCCCCTTTGTTCAGGGGGTGTGCGACCCGTTTTCGGGCCTCTCATGCCGACAGGAAGCGGGTTTGGCAAGGGCTGCGGGCGAAGTAATATTTCTCGCAGACCTATTCAGACTTTAGGTTGATTGCGCAGCTTGCATTCGACCCAACGATGGGTTGCAGCTTTTGCGCGCATTGATCGTATCAGCCCACACCGCGCCGCGGGTGGGCCTGGCTGAGGGCCGCGCGCAGCGAGCCGGTCGCCGAAACCGCGCTGCGTGCGGTGCCGGTGCCGCCGCTGAGCGCGGCGAGCGCGCGCAATGCTTCGGCCAGCGCAGCTTCGCGGGCGGCAAGATCGGCGGCGGCGGGCAAATCGGTGGGCGGGCTCTCGCGATGGTCGTGCAGTGCTGCGGCGAACCGCTCGACCATTTCGGCGAGGCTAAGGGCTTCCGGCGGGGTTGCGCGCAGCCGGGCAAGTGCAGCAGTGCCGGGCAGCGGCATTGGGTCGGTTTCGACCGCGCGCAGGTGCGGGACGCTCGGCGCGCTCATGGGTTTTGACTGGATCGCGGGTTCCGGTTCGGCCGTCTGGTCGAGCAGCAATTCGTCGAACGCGGCAAGATCGAGCGCGGCTGGCGCTGCCGGTGCCGGCGGAGTCTGCTCCTCGGCCACCTCGGTCCCGGCAACCGGCGCATGTTCGCGGCGGCGCACCGGGTGCTCCGTATCCAGATCGGCATCGCGCCACGCGGGGGTCGAAAAGGGCATCGTGTCGACCGGATCGTCCAGCCGGCGGCTGCCCAGATCGACCGCCGGATTGATCGGCGTTACCTGCCGCATCGCCAGTTCGACCATCGAAGGCTTGGTCCCGCTCACCGCCTTGCGGTGTTGCAGCATCGCAATCGCGAACAGGGTGGAGCCTGCAAGCGTTGCCAGGATCGCGGCAAACAGTATTTGCGAGGCCGCCCCCCAACTGCCGAGCAAAGTTCCCTCAAGCATCGCGCCGATAAGAGGGTAGGGCATCACGGCAATCACCGCCCCGCCCAGCGCTGCGCCCCACACGCCCAGCAAAGGCGCATAGGCGCGGTGCGCGGCAAGTGTCCGGCGCGCGCGGACAGGCTTGCCCCCGCGTTTGCGTTTGCCTGCCGTGCGACGCGTCTGCCCCGATGTCATGCCCATTGTGCCCCGTTGTTGTCGCGGCGCTCCCCGGTGCCGCTGGTGTTACGAACGGGCTAGCAAGAGATGGTAAACAGAAAGATAATCACGCGCATTGGCCGACCAGTCGTGCCGGGCGCGGACATGCGCGACGCCGCGGCTGCGGATCGCTTCCCAGTCCGCGCGCCGTTCGAGCAGACCGGCGAGCGCGGCGGCGCAGGCGGCCGGATCGTCGGGTGCGAACAGGGTGCCGGTTTCGCCATCGGTGATGAGTTCGCGGTGCCCCCCGACGCTGGAAGCGGCGACCAGCCGGCGCTGCGCCATCGCCTCCAACGGCTTCAAGGGCGTGACCAGTTCGGTCAGGCGCTGCCCCTTGCGCGGATAGGCGAGGACATCGACCAGCGAGTAATAACGCTCGACGGTATCGTGCGGGACGCGTCCGGCAAAGATCACCGCGCCCGGTTCGGGCAGCGCAGCGGCCACCGCGCGCCACGCGGCATCCATCGGCCCTGCGCCCACCAGCAACAGCCGCGCATCGGGATGCGATTGCCGCAGGATCGGCATTGCCGCGATCAGATCGTCGACGCCTTCATAGGCATAGAAGCTGCCGATATAGCCGATCACCGGCGCGCCTTGGGGAATACCCAGCGTGTCGGCCAGCGCATCGTCGCGCGGCGGCGGATCGCCGAACAGGTCGAGATCGACCCCGTTGCGCATCACGTGAATGCGGCCTGGCGGAATGCCGCGTGTCGCCAGATCGCTCTTCAACCCGTCGCAGATCGTGAACAAGGCATCGGCGGCGCGCGCTACGCGCGTCTCGAGCGCGCGGGTCAGCCGGTATTTGAGATTGCCCTCGGTGCCCGAAAGATTGCCGACCGCGGCATCTTCCCAGAATGCGCGGATTTCATAGACGAAGGGCACGCCAAGGATCCGCGCCGCGCGCTGCGCTGCCGCGCCGCACAGCGCCGGGCTGTGCGCGTGGATAATATCGGGCCGCCAGTCTTCGGCAACCTCCACGATCGCCGCAGTCAATGCCTCGATCTCCCCGAGCTCGCGCACCAATGGCGGCCCCGAAGGCGTGCCGGGCGTGCGGTGGAAGATCAGCCCGTCGGCCTCCTCGCGCATCCCGGAAACCACCGCTTCGAGGTTGTGCCGCTGCCCGGTGATTCCGCGCACTTCGAGCCCGTGGCCTTGCTGCGCTTTCAGGATCGCGCGCGTGCGAAAGGTATAGCCGCTGTGCAGCGGCAGCGAATGGTCGAGCACGTGGAGAATGCGGGTCATGGGCAAGCCGCTTACCCCGCGCGTGCTTAACGCCGCGTCAACCGGAACCCGGTATTGCAGGCGCTCGATGCCGCGCCGGAACCCGCCTTACCCATGATCGACACCTTTGCCCTTGCGCTCGGCCACGGGCTGCTTGCGGTCGCGCTGTGGCGGCTGGCGATGCGCGCGGGCCTCGACGAGGACCCGCTGATCGGCAGCATCAGGGCGGAGGAAAAGAGCCATCGGCAGCAAGGCAGCGCAGCGGGCCGCAGCGCTGCTCGCCGCGCGCGCACCATTCCGGGTGGGTCCGCCGATGAGGCAAGCGGCGGGCGGGCGCGGTGAAGGATCTCTTTTTCCTCGTCTTCATCGCCTATGTGCTGCTGCTCGGCCTCAGGCGCCCGTTCATCTGGGTGCTGCTTTACACCTATATCGACATCCTTGCGCCGCAGCGGATCGGCTATTCGATCATCACCACGCTGCCATTGTCGCTGATCGCCTTTGCCGCAGCCTTCGGCGGCTGGCTGGTGATCGACCGCAAGGAAGGTGCGCGCTTTACGCTGCGCCAAGGGCTGATGCTGGGGCTGCTGGGCTATTGCTGGTGGACCACGCGCAATGCCGATTTCCCGGTCGAGGCGCTGACCAAGTGGGACTGGGTGTGGAAGGCGCTGCTGTTTGCGATCTTCCTGCCGCTGACGCTCACCACCCGCGCGCGGATCGAGGGGCTGGCGCTGTCGCTGGTGCTGAGCGTGGCGATGATCGTCATTGCGACCGGCCTCA is drawn from Erythrobacter neustonensis and contains these coding sequences:
- the gltB gene encoding glutamate synthase large subunit — encoded protein: MGYPSSQGLYDPANEHDACGVGMVAHIKGEKSHAIIASALEILENLDHRGAVGADPLLGDGAGILIQIPDPLIRRWANAAGHELPQPGDYAIGMCFLPQDEAARAFVKSRMEAFVAKEGQAFIGWREVPTTMDGLGKAVVASMPVIEMAVIGRGANCADQDAFERKLLTIRKQVQNPLAQLAEKHGLPQVTETYIPSFSTRTIVYKGLLLATQVGSFYDDLRDPDCVSALGLVHQRFSTNTFPSWRLAHPFRFIAHNGEINTVRGNVNWMNARRRTMESELLGPDLDKMWPIIPHGQSDTACLDNALELLIAGGYSLAHAMMILIPEAWAGNAMMTPERRAFYEYHAALMEPWDGPASVCFTDGRQIGATLDRNGLRPARFCVTRDDIVCLASESGVLPFAEGDIVRKWRLQPGKMLLIDLEQGRIIEDDELKADLANAQPYAEWLRQAQYKLAEITDVVPELESIPAEAASLLQRQQAFGYTQEDISRFLEPMAVDGDDPIGSMGTDTPIAVLSDRARLLYDYFKQNFAQVTNPPIDPIREELVMSLTSMIGPRPNLLGRDAGTHKRLEVDQPILTNEDLAKIRSVEEALDGAFRCATIDITWDAASGAEGLELALKEMCWAATEAVLQDHNILVLSDRGQSESRVPMPALLATAAVHHHLVRQGLRMQTGLVVETGEAREVHHFCVLAGYGAEAINPYLAFETLEALRAKRHPELPGYKVQQNFIKAIGKGIRKVMSKMGISTYQSYCGAQIFDAVGLSTAFVEKYFTGTATTIEGIGLAEVAEEALRRHGQAYGDNPLYDGMLDVGGIYQYRLRGEEHAWTPQNVAQLQHAVRGNDPKNYEEFAKSINEQSERLLTIRGLLEFKKASQPIPLEEVEPASEIVKRFSTGAMSLGSISHEAHSTMAIAMNRIGGRSNTGEGGEEPFRFKPLANGDSMRSRIKQVASGRFGVTTEYLVNSDDIQIKMAQGAKPGEGGQLPGHKVDKRIGAVRHSTPGVGLISPPPHHDIYSIEDLAQLIHDLKNVNRQARISVKLVSEVGVGTVAAGVSKARADHVTIAGYDGGTGASPLTSLTHAGSPWEIGLAETQQTLLLNDLRERIAVQVDGGLRTGRDVAIGALLGADEFGFATAPLIAAGCIMMRKCHLNTCPVGVATQDPVLRARFTGQPEHVVNYMFFVAEELRAIMADMGIRTVAEMVGRVDLLDTRRMERHWKARGIDLSKILHQVPLKEGASLRQNGTQDHGLESALDNRLIADCAAAIEAKQPVQLSYEVRNVNRTVGAMLSGEIAKAHGHEGLPTDTIRINLTGVAGQSFGAWLAHGVTLDLVGDANDYVGKGLSGGRIIVRQPAEAPRASDENIIVGNTVMYGAIAGEAYFNGVAGERFAVRNSGAIAVVEGTGDHGCEYMTGGVVVVLGKTGRNFAAGMSGGVAYVYDPDGGFDKLVNHAQVDLLPVSATPDAEEGTGRPAQRPRGVNDFGMGDMLRHDAERLRILVERHQLHTGSKLAGALLADWDAALGKFVKVMPRDYAGALRRLEAERNEAASVAAE
- a CDS encoding TIGR04063 family PEP-CTERM/XrtA system glycosyltransferase, whose protein sequence is MTRILHVLDHSLPLHSGYTFRTRAILKAQQGHGLEVRGITGQRHNLEAVVSGMREEADGLIFHRTPGTPSGPPLVRELGEIEALTAAIVEVAEDWRPDIIHAHSPALCGAAAQRAARILGVPFVYEIRAFWEDAAVGNLSGTEGNLKYRLTRALETRVARAADALFTICDGLKSDLATRGIPPGRIHVMRNGVDLDLFGDPPPRDDALADTLGIPQGAPVIGYIGSFYAYEGVDDLIAAMPILRQSHPDARLLLVGAGPMDAAWRAVAAALPEPGAVIFAGRVPHDTVERYYSLVDVLAYPRKGQRLTELVTPLKPLEAMAQRRLVAASSVGGHRELITDGETGTLFAPDDPAACAAALAGLLERRADWEAIRSRGVAHVRARHDWSANARDYLSVYHLLLARS